ACTTGGCCGTATTTTGGGCGATAACCTGGCCGACCTGGCCGCCGAAGCCGGCGAGTTGCCCGACGTTCCGGCGGTGCTCACGGCGCATCTTTCGGTGAGCGGGGCCAGGCAGGGCAGCGAACAAAGCGTGATGATTGGCCGCGATGTGGTGGTGCTCAAAAGCGTGTTGGACAACCCGGCCTGGGATTACGTGGCCCTGGGCCATGTTCACAAGCACCAAGAGCTGAACGGCGGGCAGCATCCCCCCATTGTTTACCCCGGCAGCCTGGAACGGATTGATTTTGGCGAAGAGGGGGAACGCAAAGGTTTTGTGATGGCCCAGATTGAGCGGGGCCACACTACCTGGGAGTTTGTTCCGGTTGAGGCGCGTCGTTTTTTAACCATTCGCCTTGACGTTACGGGGGCGGATGACCCCCTGACAGCCATTCTGGACGAGTTGGAACAACACAGCGTCAAAGAAGCCGTGGTCCGGCTCGTCATCAAGGCCACCGAAGCCCAGGAAATTTTGCTTGATGACAAGCCTATCCGCCAGGCCCTGAATGACAGCAGCTACATTGCCAGCATTGCGCGCGACATTGACCGGGTCCAACATCGCCGGTTAGGCGGGATCTCTGCCGAGGCGCTAACGCCTCAACAGATTTTGGAGCTTTATCTAGATTCCAAAGAAGCCCCCCCAGAACGTAAAGAACAGTTAATGCGTTATGCCGAAGTGATTTTTAGAGGGGAATAGCCTTTAACTTTTAAGGCAAGACGCTCTACAAGCTATCTATTTTTGATCAATCTTGGGCAGGGTAATGCCAATTTGTTTTTGGTACTTGCCCTTTTTATCGGCATAAGAGGTGCGGCACTGCTCGTCGGCCTGGAAAAAGACCACCTGGGCAATGCCTTCGTTGGCGTAGATGCGAGCCGGCAAGGGCGTGGTGTTGGAAATTTCCAGGGTCACGTACCCTTCCCATTCCGGTTCAAAGGGAGTTACGTTGACAATAATACCGCAGCGGGCGTAGGTGCTTTTACCCACGCAAATGGTGAGGATATCGCGCGGAATGCGAAAATATTCAACGGTGCGGGCCAGGGCAAATGAGTTGGGGGGAATAGTGCAAATATCGCCTTTTACTTCCACAAAAGAACGGTTATCAAAATGTTTGGGGTCTACCACCGTGTTGTTGACATTGGTAAAAATCTTAAATTCATCCGCCACTCGAATGTCGTAACCGTAAGAGGAAACGCCATAAGAAATAACGCCCTCTTTTACCTGGCCCGCTTCAAACGGTTCAATCATGCCGTAAGTTAAAGCCATTCTTTCAATCCAATGGTCCGGTTTGATGCTCATAAAAAAACCTCTCTGTTTTGAATTTCTGACTTGGATTTTTTTTAGGAATCCTTTCGTTTCCAGTCAATTCTCATTACCTGGATGGCCCCGTCTTTTTTACAATCGTCGCTCACTTCCCAATCGGGTGTATCTAACGACTCTACCCCCGCCCCGCCGATAACCTCTGCTTCAAATTCAACGCCGTTGAGGTCACCATTCAATTCAGCAATCAGGATTGTATAATCTCCATTCTCGTTTGTTTTGCCAATATAGGGGCCTTTGAATTGGTCTTCATCGCCTTTTATCTGGATGGTGACATAAGGCACCGGAGCGCCGCCGCTTCTTTGGAATACATGGCCATACACGCCAACGTGGGCGCAATTTTGCTCTCCTTCCATGCCTTCTTCCTCATATCGGCCCGGCGGTGTATCCGGCAGAGGCGTGGCCGTGGGCGTGGCCAACGGCGATTGGGGAGCCGGTACAGGGGTTGGCGTTGGCGGAACAGGGGTGGCGGTTGGCGGCGCGGCGGTGGGCGCGGGCGTATGGGTGGGCGGGATAGGGGTATCAGTGGGCGCCGGTGTATTGGTAAAAGTGGGGGTAGGGATAGGCGTATCGGTATAGATAGGGGTATTGGTAGGCGTTGGTACGGGAGTGGCGGTTGGCGGCAGCGGGGTTACAGTAAAAGTAGGCAAGGGGGTTCGAGTAAAGTGAGGCGTGGCCACCTGGGCTACCGGGGTATTGGTCAGGCAGGCCAGGGTGGGCAGCAATAATAAAACCACCCCCCACCAGCGCCGGCCAACCGGCCTAAATTCAACAATATCCTGGTCGTTTGCCACAAGAAAGTGTTTGATAGAGTTGATTATTCCCTCCAGGATTAAGTTTCAGATGACAGTAGGGGCGTACCCTTGTGGTCGCCCCGGAGGACAGGCACAAGGCGCTGTCCCTACGATTACTGTCACCTGAAACGCATCAACAATTTGCGTAAGCCCCTACTTAAATAGTGCACTTTGGGTAACCTGGCCGTACTGCCAATTAAAAAAGCAATCCTGAATTTAGCATAGAAATGGTTGAGCGTCAATCCAGAAAAGCCGCATTGCTAATAGTGTGGCTTGGTGTTATACTGGCCTGGCACGGGAGAATTAATGATGATTAAAGCAGGTCTGATTGGGGTGGCGGTTGCCTTTATTTATGTGAGCAGTATCACCCTCATCTCGCCCTTTTGCACCCTCTGTTTTACGCCCCTGCTGGGGCTTGGGGTAGGTTACCTGGCCGGCTGGTTTGACCAATGCCAAACCGCCAACGCCAGTGTTAACAAGGGCATTGTGGCCGGCGGGATAGCCGGCCTTGGCGCGGTGCTGGGTCAAATCCTGGCCGTCATCATTAGCACAGTTTTAATT
This genomic interval from Anaerolineae bacterium contains the following:
- a CDS encoding dCTP deaminase, translated to MSIKPDHWIERMALTYGMIEPFEAGQVKEGVISYGVSSYGYDIRVADEFKIFTNVNNTVVDPKHFDNRSFVEVKGDICTIPPNSFALARTVEYFRIPRDILTICVGKSTYARCGIIVNVTPFEPEWEGYVTLEISNTTPLPARIYANEGIAQVVFFQADEQCRTSYADKKGKYQKQIGITLPKIDQK
- a CDS encoding exonuclease SbcCD subunit D; its protein translation is MSQPINLLHLADIHIGIENYGRLDAVSGLNSRVVDFLRRLSQVIDLALEREVDVCIFAGDAYKNQRPNPTFQREFARRIKRLSDEKVPVILLVGNHDMATADRAASSLEIFGVFDVPGVIVADREQVHQITCKRGQPLQVATVPYPQRSRLLSREQYKNMTLDDLDMELGRILGDNLADLAAEAGELPDVPAVLTAHLSVSGARQGSEQSVMIGRDVVVLKSVLDNPAWDYVALGHVHKHQELNGGQHPPIVYPGSLERIDFGEEGERKGFVMAQIERGHTTWEFVPVEARRFLTIRLDVTGADDPLTAILDELEQHSVKEAVVRLVIKATEAQEILLDDKPIRQALNDSSYIASIARDIDRVQHRRLGGISAEALTPQQILELYLDSKEAPPERKEQLMRYAEVIFRGE